The Fusarium verticillioides 7600 chromosome 8, whole genome shotgun sequence genomic interval CGACTGTCGTTACCATAGTCTTTGTGATACCACTCTGAAACTGGCCCCTATATCCTGCATTGCCAGCACTCTCATCACTTGACCTCCCCTCAATCTCTGTCTGCACTGTCGTCCTGTTGATCACCCCAGAGGGACTGGCTATCCTATCTCGAAGCTCATACTCCTGTTGACCAATATTGATGGCCTTTTGACTGcttgtctcatcatcaccccTTTTACCACTAGACAAGACGTGCCAGTTCTTGCCACTGCGCATGGTGCCGCTTCGTAGAGTACCACGACCATAGTTTGTATTGCCTGTTGTTGGAGTCTTTTTGGAATTCTTGCCATAGGTGCTGCCAAGGAAGCTTCGGAACAGTGGCCGCAGACAGGGTAGACTGCCTGCGATGATACCGACGTTGAGCTCAACGCTGGTCCAGATTGTGATGTTGCGAGAGTCCCATAGCCAGTCACCGAGCTTGCCGTAGTTGGTGACGTATCCAAGTTTGGTAAAGGCAGCGGCACAGGCAAAGacaccaagactgagaatgCCAATGAGGGTTACCCGTGTGCGGAAGTGCACATTGAGTTTCCAAAGCATTGgtgttgggatgatgatagcgAAGAGAAGATCAGTCAGGATGTTGAACGCGGAGTTCGTGTACGAGAGTGATTGTAATGTCTTTTGTGACCAGCATTTCGAGGGTACGGTTGGATCCCAGAGGACACGAATGTCTGTACATTGAAAGATGACAGTCTACAGCACAACGTATTAGTCATTTGACCTGGGCGTCAGCGTAGATACATGGCTTACAAAGAAACACCCAATGGTGTAGATTGACATGAAGATCATAATAGACAGAATTAACCATTTGTAGAATTTGGTAGACGCAATTCGAAGGAGGGCGCATCCGACGGACAATTTGACTATGCAGATTGCTATCAAGAAAATGGGCTGACTTATAAAGTTCAACTTCATTCCTATCATGTAGACATCTGGGTCAACATCGCCAATGTGCTTTCCACCGCCATAAGCAAGCTGTGCAAAGATTACACCTTGGCCTGCCCAGGATAATGCAATGGTAAATATCATGAAGGCATCCTAAGCGCAGACGGTTAGAAAGATCCAGGACCTGGCACAAAAGAACCAAGAGTAAAAAGGGGAGAAAATAAACGAGATGAGGCATTGACGCAACTTACATCCCAGCCAAGGTTGCGAATCATAAACAACCGCACGTAAACGCGAGCCAAAACAACAATAGTCGCCAATGTGATCACCAAGACCGTCGAAACAAGAATATTGACGGCTCCATTCTCGTCAGGATTCGAAGGGAGCTTAACCTGAGGATCCATGGTGGCCGAGGGAAGGATGTACAAAGACCCAAGAACTTGGGACGATGGAGAAGGGGCGGGATaataagaaaagaaacaCGCATGCGAGAGGGGGCAGCCAGGGGGTTCTCTATCGATCCTTTACGTCGAGTGCACCACGTTTTCGGCAGGGTGTTTGACAAGCTAGAACACGAAATTTCCACTGACCAGGAAATCAAATCAAAGAGTATGCATACTGCCTCGGCTGCGAGTCCAAAAGAAGCCCTCTGTCATTGCTTTGACGCAGCTGAACCACCAAGGCTAATCAAAGATTCTACACATATTTCTGCTCTAGAGAAGACCCTTGCATTGCCACTGTGACTCCGACGTTCAGTTGTGTCATACGGGTTCCCCAACGGGGATTCTGACCCTGGCCGGAGGCAACTGGCCTTACCAGGATTGGATTGATACATCTGCAGGTCGTCTGGATAAAGGACTTATGAAACGCTCAGGTCTCGCTCTTGTTCTGCATTCAGGTTATAGCCGAGGCTAATAGAGAAGGTCGAGGTAATATCCGTAGCGACCAATGCGGTGCAGGTCTTGGCGGCCCACCTGACGAGGAGAGCGAGGTTATCTCGACCTGAGTACGGATACGGATACCTATACTATGTGTGTGATATGCATCTCTGCTGCATGATCTGACCTATTTGATCATGTACTCGGATGCAACTCCGCGATCGAAAATGGGTGGGTTgtcatctcttctccaagtgAAACATATGGGTGACATCGAGTGATTCGCGAGGGAGATCGACATAACGATCAGCAACAATCTTTTACTAGTCAGTCATGCTAGTCTAGTCGGAGAAAAGTAGTAGTATTAGCCAAAACACGAATCTTTGGTCCCGTCACTAACGGGAATGTCAATGTTCGTGTCCGAGATGGTATGGATCCAAAAACTCCACTCACCTAAGCACGGAACTGTTCCGGATCATCAACCCTAGTTGTTCCCGGCGTCAAAGCGTCAATCTGGCGCTCACCTACGCTATTGCTATTACTCCAGCATCTTTATACTCTCCTGAAAATCCAGGGCTCTGGAATGTGACGAGTACGTCGGTCCCATGGCTTCAGCTGCAGGATCATGCATTTCGCGAGACAAAGACCTACCGTCGTAAGCACTCTATTCCCCTGAATTAAGAATCGTCCGGTGGCGTAGTTGGTTCCCCCCCTGCAATGCCAAAGCTAATGCAAATCCGCTCATGGGTCCCTAAATCGGATTAGATCTAAGCTATAACTTATCTGGCCGAACGAACCGAACCCCTCCGTCTCGGCAACGAGGTACGGGCTTTTACGAGTCCACAGAAAAGTTCTCTTCTACCGTTGGTTCTAGGGTCTTTAGTCAACGACCCTGCCTTCGCCTCGGGGTAATATTCCCATTAGAGATGTAAGCGTACTCGCTCCAATTGATAAGCCCTAGGACAAGATCCATGGGCTGGCCCTGAACGATTATGCGTGGCAATCCTTGACCTGGAAATGCAGGAGAAGGGGAAATGTCCAAGGGGATGATACAGTAGTATATAGCTCATCACATTTCTGCATCCAAGACACTCTTCACTCACTGGTCCTTCAAGCCATAAACCGGTGCTGCAAAGAAGATCCCTGCCCTTTCTTTTCgtcccttctttctcttgtcaaggttgccATCATGCGTGCTGGTTTCATCTCCCTCCTGGCCCTCAACGCCGCCGGCGTTTTGGCTGCCCCGCAAGCCACCACCGTTGACTCGTCTGCACCCGAGGTCACCAACCTCGATCAGCTCGCtgatcttgctgctgctgcgtaTGAGACTGCCCAGGACCTCGCTGGGGATAAGACCAAGCGTGCCAGCAcctgcagctggagcaacGTCCGTGTTCGGCGAGAATGGTAAGCTGGCCGTCTTTCTACAGCAGCATATTCTCTAACATTTTCTACAGGGGCACCCTCTCtaagaaagagaagaagtcttaCATCGACGCTGTCAAGTGTCTCCAGTCCAAGCCTTCCAAGTCTCCTGCGTCTTTCGCTGCTGGTGCCAAGACGCGTTTCGATGACTGGGTTGCTGTGCATCTGAACCAGACTCAGACGATCCACTACACTGGCAACTTCCTCACATGGCACCGTTACTTCACTTGGTTGTATGAGGAGGCTCTTCGAAACGAATGTGGCTACAAGGGAACTCAGCCTGTAAGTAAAGTCACAACGCTACTGAACTACTCTCACTAATATTCTGATAGTACTGGGACTGGGCTCTCACTGCCCTTAGCGGCCTCAACAAGTCTCCTGTCTTCGATGGCAGTGACTTGTCGCTCTCTGGTGACGGTGAATTCATCCCTAACGAGCCTGATATTGTTCTCGGTGCCTCAAGTGGTCTCCCCCCCGTCTACCTTGCCGCTGGCTCTGGCGGCGGCTGTGTCAAGTCTGGACCTTTCAAGGACATGAAGGTGAATCTGGGCCCTGCCGCTCTTGACCTCCCCGGCGGTGGTGTCGCTGCCAACCCCAACCCTCTGGACTACAACCCTCGCTGCTTGAAGCGCGACCTGAGCGACTCTGTCAACAAGCGTTTCGCTAACGCTACATctgttctcaacaacattctcaagcccaagactgTTCTGGACTtccagatgcagatgcagggTGTTCCCGGCACTGGCGACATTGGTATCCACGGAGGTGGTCACTACTCTCTCGGTGGTGACCCCGGTCGAGATGTCTTCACTTCTCCCGGTGATCCTGCTTTCTACCTACACCACTCCATGATTGATCGCGTCTGGTGGATCTGGCAGATGCTTAACCCCAAGGAGCGTGTCAACGGCAAGAATGCCGTGCAGGGCACAAATACTTTTCTCAACATGCCTCCCAGTGCTAATACTACACTTGAGGATTATGTCAACATTGGTTGGGTGGGACCTGAGCGACagatcaaggatctgatGAGCACGATTTCCGGACCATTCTGCTACGTCTACCTGTAGACAATAACATAATGTTATCATGTACATAGCACGTATTCATCTTCATCCGCTAAGCGTTCTTATTATCAGAGAATAGACTTTAATGCTGTCGATTGAATTCTATCTGTGATCGTCTCCTGGGTTGGATCTTCACCTGCATCTTCCGTAACACCAATACTACCAAAGACGGGGTCTTGGGTCTCATATGGCTAACTTTGGAGAAGCACTTAGCAGCAGGGTACAGTGGTATGATCGTGCAACCGTCTCTTGGCACCCGGGTAAGCGTTCAAGCGAAGCTCGTTCGAGGTCCAGACCCACGGGTTCACTCCATTCCTCCTGATAAGCTCGCTTGCCGgggcatcttcctcaagcagtCCTGGGTGTAACCCTACACAATTTGTCGTTGAGAAAAGTGCCAACTGATTCTTGGTACATGCTGTCATACCCCAGTGCTCGTGGTGCATCATGCCATTGACCATCCCGAAAGAGATCACGGGCTGATGCAACCCTTTCCCCGCGCGAAAACCTTGAGGATGGTATTCGCTACCCCTGTGGCGTTCCCCTGCATTCAGCGAATGTTACCAAGCCGCCGTGGCTTTACACCCTGGGCCTATATATGTCATCTTAAGCATTGCCAAGTTCGGGCTTTTGGATTTGTTTGCTCAGAGGAATACTTCCTAGTTTCCTTTGCTCTCGGGTAAAATGGCCGGCTCGGCGTTATGCAACCCTGCATGGATTTATACAATTTGCTGCTCGGAAATACCAAAGTCTATTCAACTTCTAACTTGTCTAAAATTTACCATAATCATAAAATCCTCGCCCGCTCTTAACGCCTAGATTACCTTGATCCAGAAACTTCTGTAGATATTCTCGGGGTGCACTTGGGATGTTTCCTCTCGCATCCGCATAATGCTGCTCAATATCGAGAACAACATCCAAACCAACAATATCCATCTGCTCAAAGGGCCcttttggtgttttcaaTACTCCTTTGAAAATATTGTCGATCTCTTCCGGTGTTGCAGCGCCTTCTGAGGCCGCGAGGAGGGCTTCTCTCTTGATGGCTGCCCATATTCTGATCGAATTGAATTAGATATTGTGAGAAGCACGTTTTATGAGCGCTTACCTGTTGTAGATGTATCCCATCGATGGTGACTTGACATGAAATGGGGAGAATCCGTGGGCCTTGCATTGCTCCATCATCAATGTGATATATGAAGGGTTAGTTGTTTCATGACCCATGATCTCGATTTCTAGTCTTTGTTAGCAACTTTCTTTGTAACTTGCCTTCCATATAATTCTTACCGGGTGTCTCAGGTGGCCAGTCTACATCATTTTAGTCAGTATAGGTATTTTGCCAACTTCCATACACTTACATGAATGGGCGCTTAGAAAACGACTCTCGTTTCTCAGGTTAAGACCCTTCAATATCTCCGAGCAGGAATAGCTACTCGAGTTTGAGGCAATGATAGTATCTCGTGGAGCTAGTGCATCTAGCTCTGAGATGACTTTCGTCTTGAGCTCGATTTGCTCAGGTATACACTTTTCAGTCAGTCTTTGGCTATTTAAAAAAGCAGAGTTGCTTACCTCGACTACCAGCCAGGCAGCTTGAAGAGCCTCGCGCAAGCCTTCGGTAGAATGAGTGATGATTCTCCCCCAAGAAGCATTTCTGTTGCTTGAACTTTGTCGAAACTCGTCAATGGCTTTTATGCTGGCTTGAagttgggcttcttggccgTCAACCAGATGGACATCGTTTCCTCTACTCGACCACTGAGGTAAGGGTGTTAGCAAAGGATCCATGAGGGACAAGGCAATTACTAAGGCGACACATACCATAAACGCAAGGCGTCTTCCCTGAGTGCCCGCTCCGATCAAAGTGACCGACGtccttggagttgatgtcaGAACCATGTTGACGATATTATGAGACTGAATATGTTTGAAAGCTTGGATGTATCCtactgaggagaaggagttgaAATAGAAGCAAGGAAATAGATGCTCCAGTAGATcttgctcagcagcaaatgATCGTCATCACTTCGGATCCGGTTCATGATACCCCAGAAACTCAGTTAGTGGGTGGCGAACATCTCCACTCCATTTCGACCATCGGATCCGAGACAAAATCAGGATAACTGTAACCGAAAATTGACTCTGAGGTCAGTGGCTTACTCGCTTGAGTTGGGGTAATTTGATTACTTGTTCCGCATCGCGGAAACTTATAGCGCCAAGTCTACGGCCTCGGTGTGGTCCAACCCAACCACCTTCTGTAATGGTACATAGTATTTTAATCGCTTGAATAAAGGGCTTGCACTTTAGATCAGACGATAGAAATGCTTGGTTATTAGACTAGAATACTAGGATGGACACTATTTTCATCAGCCGCCGTTGAGAACTTTGCTATCGCCGCCCGCACAGACTTTGAACTCTGCGGCAAATGCCTCAACGTCCTCTCCAACGTGGACAATAAACTCTGATAAGTTTCTTCGGTGATTTTTCCAATGCCAAAGTCGCGGTCAATGGCTTTTCTCAGTAACTGCACCCCAGCAACGGCATGATGCGGATATGGGTCGATAGACACGATCGGTACTGTAAATACCGATTGCCTCCTACTCAGACCATCGCTCTCGATTAGATCGAGAGGTCGCTTTAATGTAAATGTGTTGTGCAAGCCGAATGCTAGAGTATTCATCACCGTGTTCTCGGCATCGATACATATGTCGGTTATGTCTGCTAGTAGATCTTGACGGTCCGTGGCTTCAATGATATCTACTAGcatgaggatgctgagatggtAGTGAAGCATAAGAGAAACTATAGAGGCAGTCAGCAGAGTTCTTTTTTGTAGGGCCGCTTAAACTTACACCATCGAAGCTTTGTCTGCTGCCCGAGAAAGGGCATACGTTTATGACATTCATCCAAAAGCGGGCGATAAATGATGCCAAATTGTTTCACAGAGTCAACTACGGTCAGGTATGCTCTCCGAACTTCTGACTCGTCATGACCATCTCTCAGAGCTTCTTTGAAAATGGCAGTGACTTTCCATCCAAGGAGCTTCCAAGAGGCCCCGGCGGCAATAATTTGATTCGCCCTTTCATCTGTCATGTCTGAGCTACCTTGCTTCCACTGGCGGGCGTTCTCGTCAAACATCTTGGCACAAGTTTTGACGAGACGCCATGGAAGTTCGGACTCGAAGCCGAAAAGACCCGAAGATAGAAGGGAGCGAcagttgagagtgagagatGCAGAGGTGTCGAATGTCAAAGCAGCCCAGTAAACAGTACTTTCGGCGTTAATGAAGCCTGATGTCTCGATCGACTCTGGTGTCGTAACAATAGCTTGGGGCTTAAGAGACGGGGAAACTTTGGAACCGCTGAATTGTAAGTTTCTCTGACGCGCACGTAATGTTTGTATCTGCTGCAAGGCTGCATGAACACAAGCCTGGCCGGAAATTCCATCTgcctcctcgtcctctgaGATGCCTTCTGGTATCGGCGTTAGAGCGAACAGAAGTAGAGACAGCATTGACCTGTAGGCCGGCCTGTTGATGACACGTAGCATGTCCCTTCGGGCATGCCTCCAGAGAGTCTGGACAAGACTGCAGTGGTCCTCGTTGGAATTTGGCTCTGGAGATGTAACAGGGAGCCATCGTGCTGCAAATGCTGAAATGGTGCTCTGAAGAGACTGTTCGATGTCTCTACTTCGACCGACTAGTTGACTGTCTCCAGTATCTACTATGCACCCGTCCAGATGGCGACAGAGGTCAGATATGCTGACGTATTTGTCTGCTAGGGTGTGACCGAACCTACTCATGTAAGTATAAGCATAAGTGGTAGAGACTCTTGGCTAGTACGTACAAGAAGGGGCAAGCATATCTCCCCATCCAAGAGCCAAAGACAGCCTCGAAGCCTTCTCTGTACAGAGTATCGAGCCATCTAAAGTCCACATTTTCCATACTGACACTCTCGTCCGAATTCCTTATCGGACTGGGACACCATGGCAAAGATGCCGACTCAGGCATTGCCGTTGCGGTTGGGCTATCTCTGTAGGTATCATGGTCTGGGTAATTTGCAGGATCTGGATCAAACCCCGACTCATGGGAAGTATCCGTGACTCGGCTGCCgcgtgttgatgatgtgtCGCTTGTAGGTCGTGTTGTCCCTCGACGCGATCTACGCTTTGCGCCTCCATTGTTTGCTTTGGCATTTTGTAGCCACTGTATGAGTCCTTAATCATCTGTTGGCAAATCTGGAACTATAGTTGCATACCTTGAAGGTGCACGCGTGGTGACGGTTTCGACAGCGTGtacatgaagaagtct includes:
- a CDS encoding tyrosinase, producing MRAGFISLLALNAAGVLAAPQATTVDSSAPEVTNLDQLADLAAAAYETAQDLAGDKTKRASTCSWSNVRVRREWGTLSKKEKKSYIDAVKCLQSKPSKSPASFAAGAKTRFDDWVAVHLNQTQTIHYTGNFLTWHRYFTWLYEEALRNECGYKGTQPYWDWALTALSGLNKSPVFDGSDLSLSGDGEFIPNEPDIVLGASSGLPPVYLAAGSGGGCVKSGPFKDMKVNLGPAALDLPGGGVAANPNPLDYNPRCLKRDLSDSVNKRFANATSVLNNILKPKTVLDFQMQMQGVPGTGDIGIHGGGHYSLGGDPGRDVFTSPGDPAFYLHHSMIDRVWWIWQMLNPKERVNGKNAVQGTNTFLNMPPSANTTLEDYVNIGWVGPERQIKDLMSTISGPFCYVYL